A single window of Chitinivorax sp. B DNA harbors:
- the tssI gene encoding type VI secretion system tip protein VgrG: MAATHQNREISITSPLGPDVLLFQRMSGVEQMGKIGEYNLEVLCENAAISFDSLLGKPMTVSIRTKKGGKRHFHGYVTQMAATGLRGRFAVFRVTMRPWLWFLTRAADCRIFQEKSTLDILKEVFEAYGCADYSISCSGQAPQQVLPYCVQYRETDFNFVSRLMEQAGIYYYFKHGESRHELVLCDALDAHNSAPDYAKIEYAPFDERDIRRAEDIFEWSSSAEIQPGTFTLKDFDFEKASASTSGGLLVKSTVTRSHDQSSYELFDYPGLFTERAQGETHARNRIEGLQAQVERFEGRTMARGLFPGALFEMIEHPVSSQNGKYLVISTQYELMYNAFETDQTAQPEPVCLCRFTAVRSQVQFRPQRVTPKPFVQGPQTAIVVGKSGEEIWTDKYGRIKVQFHWDRVGANDEKSSCWVRVAQSWAGKRWGTLFIPRVGMEVIVDFLEGDPDRPLVTGAVYNADNMPPYVLPGAATRSTIKSDSTKGSGGFNEIRLEDKKGSEQLFIHAQKNQDNYVKEEAYQWVGKDRHTIVKGKDMRLVEGGAHTEVKGKRNEKVSGNASLDVGQSYYHKAGQNHAVEALSVHLNGKTGVVIESSTSITLKAGGAFIVIGPTSVAISGTPVLLNSGGAASSGCGSSPEAPEAPKQADDGTK; this comes from the coding sequence GTGGCTGCCACACATCAAAACCGTGAAATCTCCATCACCAGCCCGTTGGGGCCGGATGTGCTGCTATTCCAGCGCATGAGTGGTGTGGAGCAGATGGGCAAGATCGGGGAATACAACCTCGAAGTCTTGTGCGAGAACGCCGCGATTTCGTTTGACAGCTTGCTCGGCAAGCCAATGACGGTCAGTATCCGCACTAAAAAGGGTGGCAAGCGCCATTTTCATGGCTATGTCACACAAATGGCTGCCACCGGGCTACGTGGCCGGTTTGCAGTCTTTCGTGTCACCATGCGCCCCTGGTTGTGGTTTTTGACCCGTGCGGCAGATTGCCGGATTTTCCAGGAAAAATCGACGCTCGATATTTTGAAGGAAGTCTTCGAAGCCTATGGCTGTGCGGATTATTCCATCAGTTGCAGTGGGCAGGCACCGCAGCAGGTCTTACCTTACTGTGTGCAATACCGTGAGACGGATTTCAATTTTGTCAGCCGACTAATGGAACAGGCTGGGATCTACTATTACTTCAAGCACGGCGAAAGCCGGCATGAGCTGGTGTTGTGCGATGCACTTGATGCCCACAATTCCGCGCCTGACTATGCCAAGATTGAATATGCACCGTTTGACGAACGCGATATCCGGCGTGCCGAAGACATCTTCGAATGGTCTTCCAGTGCTGAGATTCAGCCGGGTACCTTTACTTTGAAGGATTTCGATTTCGAGAAAGCGTCGGCTAGTACATCGGGCGGTCTGCTGGTGAAATCGACGGTTACCCGTAGCCATGATCAATCCAGTTACGAGTTGTTTGACTATCCGGGCCTGTTTACTGAACGGGCACAGGGTGAAACCCATGCCCGTAACCGCATTGAAGGGTTACAGGCGCAGGTGGAACGTTTCGAAGGCCGGACGATGGCGCGTGGATTGTTTCCGGGGGCTTTGTTCGAGATGATCGAGCACCCCGTGTCCTCGCAAAATGGTAAATACCTGGTGATATCTACCCAGTATGAGTTGATGTACAACGCCTTTGAAACTGACCAGACAGCCCAGCCGGAACCGGTTTGTCTGTGTCGTTTCACCGCCGTGCGCAGTCAAGTACAGTTCCGGCCGCAGCGGGTGACACCCAAGCCATTTGTGCAGGGGCCGCAAACGGCGATCGTGGTCGGGAAATCCGGCGAAGAAATCTGGACCGACAAATACGGTCGCATCAAGGTGCAATTTCATTGGGACCGTGTAGGTGCCAATGATGAGAAGAGCTCATGCTGGGTGCGTGTAGCGCAAAGCTGGGCCGGAAAGCGCTGGGGTACCTTGTTCATTCCGCGGGTCGGCATGGAGGTGATTGTCGATTTTCTGGAAGGAGATCCTGATCGGCCGCTGGTGACAGGTGCTGTCTACAACGCTGACAATATGCCACCGTATGTGCTACCGGGCGCTGCTACCCGTTCCACCATCAAGTCGGATTCCACCAAGGGGAGTGGTGGTTTCAATGAGATTCGCCTGGAAGACAAGAAAGGCAGTGAACAGCTGTTCATTCACGCGCAGAAAAACCAGGATAATTATGTGAAGGAAGAAGCCTATCAGTGGGTGGGGAAAGATCGGCACACTATTGTCAAAGGCAAGGACATGCGACTGGTGGAGGGTGGCGCCCATACCGAGGTCAAGGGTAAACGCAACGAAAAAGTGAGCGGCAATGCCTCATTGGATGTTGGGCAAAGCTATTACCACAAGGCTGGGCAGAATCATGCGGTGGAAGCCTTGAGCGTGCATCTGAATGGCAAGACCGGTGTGGTGATTGAGTCTTCCACCAGTATTACGCTCAAGGCAGGTGGCGCGTTTATCGTGATTGGGCCCACCAGTGTTGCGATTTCAGGCACGCCGGTGCTGTTGAATTCCGGTGGTGCAGCCAGTAGCGGCTGTGGTTCGTCACCTGAGGCGCCGGAAGCGCCAAAGCAGGCGGATGATGGCACCAAGTGA
- the tagH gene encoding type VI secretion system-associated FHA domain protein TagH, with amino-acid sequence MADGKLSIGCDSRSAICCNIQATGAPTMQPSFAPRAATIKDISSPMPLTLRILSYRNEAPTEPITRQFGPNGGMIGRAPGNDLELPDPGKYVSRSHAQIAYRDTEYYLTDVGSNPTLINDRPLGTGHVARLSHGDLLTMGDYVLQVTIIPDAAPPPSPLVHPFAPPTEVAPVSQPANTLVDPLAAASVLGGGDLMTPTAGDPLGLNLFGGLPAQDPLAISPVTAAPGFRGSESDHVPPQMQPFQVPASGIPVDYDPLADHGWVPVAPIPAPQPPVAPVMAPVPSPPIPTRAVWAAPIPPAAPIPAPALDPALADSEPTLLPSPTPIAMPSKPVPLPVATPASVSSPPVTISPVPTAVASDSEVFAALLRGLGMPTLRHGSRSEVEVAELVGQMLRESVSGAMLVLRARNAIKREIRSEMTMIAVRDNNPLKFLPDADSVLTQMLTNTLTGYLPPVQAISGAFDDLKAHELAVMTGVRAVMADMLNQLNPAAIEAADNEAGMMDKVMPANRKARLWDKLTTQHAEMRRLLDDDFQKLFGDKFTAAYEEQLARLRQRS; translated from the coding sequence ATGGCTGACGGAAAGCTTTCGATTGGTTGTGACAGCCGCAGTGCAATCTGTTGCAACATCCAGGCTACCGGGGCGCCAACCATGCAGCCTTCGTTTGCGCCACGGGCGGCCACAATAAAAGATATATCATCGCCGATGCCACTGACACTACGTATCCTGAGTTATCGAAACGAAGCACCAACCGAACCCATCACTCGGCAGTTCGGGCCCAATGGCGGCATGATCGGCCGCGCGCCTGGCAATGATCTGGAGCTGCCCGATCCTGGCAAATATGTATCGCGCTCACACGCGCAGATCGCTTATCGCGATACGGAATACTATTTGACCGATGTAGGCAGCAATCCAACACTGATCAATGATCGTCCCCTTGGCACGGGCCATGTTGCCCGTCTGAGCCATGGTGATTTGCTCACCATGGGTGATTATGTCTTGCAGGTGACGATTATCCCGGACGCTGCACCGCCGCCGTCGCCATTAGTGCATCCTTTTGCACCGCCAACTGAGGTGGCGCCGGTGTCGCAGCCTGCCAATACCCTGGTCGATCCACTGGCTGCTGCCAGCGTATTGGGCGGTGGCGATCTGATGACACCGACAGCGGGTGATCCGCTTGGTCTGAATCTGTTTGGTGGCCTGCCTGCTCAAGACCCGTTGGCTATATCACCTGTGACTGCTGCCCCTGGTTTCCGTGGGTCAGAAAGCGATCATGTGCCGCCGCAGATGCAGCCTTTCCAGGTACCCGCGTCTGGTATCCCAGTGGATTACGATCCGTTGGCGGATCATGGCTGGGTGCCTGTTGCGCCAATCCCTGCACCGCAGCCGCCAGTTGCCCCGGTGATGGCCCCTGTTCCGTCTCCGCCGATACCAACACGGGCTGTATGGGCTGCCCCCATCCCACCTGCGGCGCCGATTCCTGCGCCAGCACTTGATCCTGCCTTGGCAGATTCAGAACCCACATTGCTGCCGTCACCGACGCCGATTGCCATGCCGTCTAAACCGGTGCCACTACCTGTTGCTACACCGGCATCGGTTTCGTCACCGCCGGTAACGATATCCCCAGTGCCAACGGCTGTTGCAAGCGATAGCGAAGTATTCGCAGCACTGTTGCGTGGCTTGGGTATGCCGACACTACGACATGGCTCACGCAGTGAAGTCGAAGTGGCGGAGCTGGTCGGCCAAATGTTGCGTGAATCAGTGTCGGGTGCCATGTTGGTGTTGCGTGCGCGTAATGCGATCAAGCGAGAGATCCGTAGCGAAATGACCATGATTGCGGTGCGTGACAACAACCCGCTCAAATTCCTGCCAGATGCTGACAGCGTACTGACGCAGATGCTGACCAATACGCTGACAGGGTATTTGCCACCGGTACAGGCAATCAGCGGTGCATTTGACGATCTGAAGGCACATGAGTTGGCAGTCATGACCGGTGTGCGGGCGGTGATGGCCGATATGTTGAATCAGTTGAATCCTGCTGCCATTGAGGCTGCCGATAACGAGGCCGGCATGATGGACAAGGTGATGCCAGCCAACCGCAAGGCGCGGTTGTGGGACAAGCTGACCACGCAGCATGCGGAAATGCGGCGCCTGTTGGATGACGACTTCCAGAAGCTGTTCGGTGACAAATTTACTGCCGCCTATGAAGAACAGTTGGCACGTCTGCGCCAGCGTAGCTGA